In Microscilla marina ATCC 23134, the genomic window TGATGTATCCGGCACTGTACCTACAGTTTTTATATCGTAAGCCAGTTTACCGCAAGGTGTTTGGTGCTTAGCTGGGGGAGTTGGTGATTATTTTTTAGAGAGTGAATAAAAAATTATTTAATGTTTTAAAGCATTGATACATAGTGACTTAGTGAATGTAAAGCTCTTTTTGAGAGAATAATTGTAAAAATAAGTTGCCTGAAACTATCATAAGAACTTTTAATCACTTACCTTTATACTTTATTACAAAATTATTATAATGAATACAGGAACAGTAAAATTTTTCAATGAATCTAAAGGATTTGGATTCATTACCGATAATGAGTCAAATAAAGAATATTTCACTCACGTTTCAGGTCTTTTAGACGACATCCGTGAAGGTGATGAAGTAGAATTTGACTTACAGGAAGGTAGAAAAGGATTAAATGCAGTAGACGTTAAACGTATCCGATAAGCATTGACATTTTCGTTGCAGTAATGCAACGTCTATATAGAAATCCAAGCCCTTGTTCTCTAAAAAAGAGTAAGGGTTTTTTTGTGCCCTTTATTTAGTATAACCTCTGGCAATCCTACATCATTTTTTACCTCTACTCTATCTCCTATGGGTGCAAAGTGGCGGAGCGATTCCAGTGGGGGCGGCCTGGAAACAAAGCTTTGAAGCACTCAAGGCATTCAACGAAGAGCACGGACATTTCAGGCTATCTAAAAAACAACCCAGGCAAAAAGGTCTAAGTCATTG contains:
- a CDS encoding helicase associated domain-containing protein; this encodes MQSGGAIPVGAAWKQSFEALKAFNEEHGHFRLSKKQPRQKGLSHWVDHQRACFKKGILSTVKINLLNSIGFVWNPPKIKKTN
- a CDS encoding cold-shock protein, whose amino-acid sequence is MNTGTVKFFNESKGFGFITDNESNKEYFTHVSGLLDDIREGDEVEFDLQEGRKGLNAVDVKRIR